Below is a window of Escherichia coli DSM 30083 = JCM 1649 = ATCC 11775 DNA.
AAGATTTAGAAGCTAACGGTGCAAACACCGTAATTGGGCCGCTGAACTGGGATGAAAAAGGCGATCTTAAGGGATTCGATTTTGGTGTCTTCCAGTGGCATGCCGACGGTTCATCCACGGCAGCCAAGTGATCATCCCACCGTTCGTGAAAAACGGGCGGGTTTAGAAAGGTTACCTTATGTCTGAGCAGTTTTTGTATTTCTTGCAGCAGATGTTTAACGGCGTCACGCTGGGCAGTACCTACGCGCTGATAGCCATCGGCTACACCATGGTTTACGGCATTATCGGCATGATCAACTTCGCCCACGGCGAGGTTTACATGATTGGCAGCTACGTCTCCTTTATGATCATCGCCGCACTGATGATGCTGGGCATTGATACCGGCTGGCTGCTGGTGGTGGCGGGATTCGTCGGCGCAATCGTCATTGCCAGCGCCTACGGCTGGAGTATCGAACGGGTAGCCTATCGCCCGGTGCGCAACTCTAAGCGCCTGATTGCACTCATCTCGGCAATCGGTATGTCTATCTTCCTGCAAAACTACGTTAGCCTGACCGAAGGTTCGCGCGACGTGGCGCTGCCCAGCCTGTTTAACGGTCAGTGGGTAGTGGGTCATAGCGAAAACTTCTCTGCCTCTATTACTACCATGCAGGCGGTTATCTGGATTGTCACCTTCCTCGCCATGCTGGCACTGACGATTTTCATTCGCTATTCCCGTATGGGGCGAGCCTGCCGTGCCTGCGCGGAAGATCTGAAAATGGCGAGCCTGCTTGGCATCAACACCGATCGGGTGATTGCGCTGACCTTTGTGATTGGCGCGGCGATGGCGGCAGTGGCGGGCGTGCTGCTCGGTCAGTTCTACGGCGTAATTAACCCTTACATCGGCTTTATGGCCGGGATGAAAGCCTTTACCGCTGCGGTGCTCGGTGGGATTGGCAGCATTCCGGGGGCGATGATTGGCGGGCTGATCCTGGGGATTGCGGAGGCGCTCTCTTCTGCCTATCTGAGTACGGAATATAAAGATGTGGTCTCATTCGCCCTGCTGATCCTGGTGCTGCTGGTGATGCCGACCGGTATTCTGGGTCGCCCGGAGGTAGAGAAAGTATGAAACCGATGCATATTGCAATGGCGCTGCTCTCTGCCGCTATGTTCTTTGTGCTGGCGGGCGTCTTTATGGGCGTGCAACTGGAGCTGGATGGCACCAAACTGGTGGTCGACACGGCTTCAGACATCCGTTGGCAGTGGGTGTTTATCGGCACTGCGGTGGTCTTTTTCTTCCAGCTTTTGCGACCTGCTTTCCAGAAAGGGCTAAAAAGCGTTTCCGGGCCGAAGTTTATTCTGCCCGCGATTGATGGCTCCACGGTGAAGCAGAAACTGTTCCTCGTGGCGCTGCTGGTGCTTGCGGTGGCGTGGCCGTTTATGGTGTCGCGTGGGACGGTGGATATCGCCACTCTGACCATGATCTACATTATTCTCGGTCTCGGGCTGAACGTGGTTGTTGGTCTTTCTGGTCTGCTGGTGCTGGGATACGGCGGCTTTTACGCCATCGGCGCTTACACTTTTGCGCTGCTCAATCACTATTACGGTCTGGGCTTCTGGACCTGTCTGCCGATTGCCGGGTTGATGGCGGCGGCGGCGGGCTTCCTGCTCGGTTTTCCGGTGCTGCGTCTGCGCGGTGACTATCTGGCGATCGTTACCCTCGGGTTCGGCGAAATTGTGCGCATATTGCTGCTCAATAACACCGAAATTACCGGCGGACCGAACGGTATCAGTCAGATTCCGAAACCGACGCTCTTCGGACTCGAGTTCAGCCGTACCGCCCGCGAAGGCGGCTGGGACACGTTCAGCAATTTCTTTGGCCTGAAATACGATCCCTCCGATCGCGTCATCTTCCTCTACCTGGTGGCGTTGCTGCTGGTGGTGTTAAGCCTGTTTGTCATTAACCGCCTGCTGCGGATGCCGCTGGGGCGTGCGTGGGAAGCGTTGCGTGAAGATGAAATCGCTTGTCGTTCGCTGGGCTTAAGCCCGCGTCGTATCAAGCTGACTGCCTTTACCATCAGCGCTGCGTTTGCCGGTTTTGCCGGA
It encodes the following:
- the livH gene encoding high-affinity branched-chain amino acid ABC transporter permease LivH is translated as MSEQFLYFLQQMFNGVTLGSTYALIAIGYTMVYGIIGMINFAHGEVYMIGSYVSFMIIAALMMLGIDTGWLLVVAGFVGAIVIASAYGWSIERVAYRPVRNSKRLIALISAIGMSIFLQNYVSLTEGSRDVALPSLFNGQWVVGHSENFSASITTMQAVIWIVTFLAMLALTIFIRYSRMGRACRACAEDLKMASLLGINTDRVIALTFVIGAAMAAVAGVLLGQFYGVINPYIGFMAGMKAFTAAVLGGIGSIPGAMIGGLILGIAEALSSAYLSTEYKDVVSFALLILVLLVMPTGILGRPEVEKV
- the livM gene encoding branched chain amino acid ABC transporter permease LivM, which produces MKPMHIAMALLSAAMFFVLAGVFMGVQLELDGTKLVVDTASDIRWQWVFIGTAVVFFFQLLRPAFQKGLKSVSGPKFILPAIDGSTVKQKLFLVALLVLAVAWPFMVSRGTVDIATLTMIYIILGLGLNVVVGLSGLLVLGYGGFYAIGAYTFALLNHYYGLGFWTCLPIAGLMAAAAGFLLGFPVLRLRGDYLAIVTLGFGEIVRILLLNNTEITGGPNGISQIPKPTLFGLEFSRTAREGGWDTFSNFFGLKYDPSDRVIFLYLVALLLVVLSLFVINRLLRMPLGRAWEALREDEIACRSLGLSPRRIKLTAFTISAAFAGFAGTLFAARQGFVSPESFTFAESAFVLAIVVLGGMGSQFAVILAAVLLVVSRELMRDFNEYSMLMLGGLMVLMMIWRPQGLLPMTRPQLKLKNGAAKGEQA